One Oncorhynchus keta strain PuntledgeMale-10-30-2019 chromosome 22, Oket_V2, whole genome shotgun sequence DNA window includes the following coding sequences:
- the LOC118401422 gene encoding sphingosine 1-phosphate receptor 4-like, whose amino-acid sequence MDSMSSLSSSTSCPYLYLWSSNITNNSSRSSISNNVILEHYNHTGRLQHRGPRQGGLSLGATLSLFISILIILENLLVLVAVLSRIRNSHRWVYVCIANITLSDLLAGAAYVVNICMSGSHTFRLSPALWLFREGVMFVTLAASIFSLLLIAVERYTAMMKPLHQKSARKTCRIYGLVALCWILAFAIGFLPLLGWNCVCSLESCSTLLPLYSKSYIFFSLLIFSLILLAIGVLYGAIYCHVRSSAKVGSQRSRKRSLGLLKTVISIVGVFIMCWGPLFALLLLDFFCVSRQCAPLFSADWVIALAVLNSALNPVIYALGSTELRKAIAGLLCCCCLRAGLCHPDAFVSKETSSTGSTRHSSLRNSFNKVRSFSISPPPAPKAPKKSRLSSTTSCLSVSSG is encoded by the coding sequence ATGGATTCCATGTCCTCCCTGAGCTCCTCAACCTCCTGCCCCTACCTGTACCTCTGGAGTAGCAACATCACCAACAACAGCAGTAGAAGCAGTATTAGCAACAATGTGATCCTGGAGCACTACAACCACACAGGGCGCCTGCAGCACCGCGGGCCCCGCCAAGGTGGCCTGAGCTTGGGTGCgaccctctccctcttcatcagCATCCTCATCATCCTGGAGAACCTGCTGGTCCTGGTGGCCGTGCTCTCCAGGATCCGCAACAGCCACCGCTGGGTCTACGTGTGCATCGCCAACATCACCCTCAGTGACTTGCTGGCTGGGGCGGCCTACGTGGTCAACATCTGCATGTCTGGCAGCCATACGTTCAGACTGAGCCCAGCTCTGTGGCTGTTCAGGGAAGGGGTGATGTTTGTGACCTTGGCTGCCTCGATCTTCAGCCTGCTGCTGATAGCAGTGGAGCGCTACACCGCTATGATGAAGCCGCTGCACCAGAAGTCAGCCAGGAAGACATGTCGTATCTACGGCCTGGTGGCGCTGTGCTGGATCCTGGCCTTTGCCATCGGCTTCCTCCCCCTGCTGGGATGGAACTGCGTGTGCAGCCTGGAGAGCTGCTCCACCCTGCTGCCGCTCTACTCCAAGAGCTACATCTTcttctctctgctcatcttctcccTCATCCTGCTGGCCATCGGTGTGCTCTACGGCGCCATCTACTGCCACGTGCGCAGCAGCGCCAAGGTGGGATCCCAGCGCAGCCGCAAGCGATCCCTGGGGCTCCTGAAGACGGTAATCTCCATTGTGGGTGTGTTCATCATGTGCTGGGGCCCTCTGTTCGCCCTGCTGCTGCTGGACTTTTTCTGTGTGTCGCGGCAGTGTGCTCCCCTCTTCAGTGCCGACTGGGTCATTGCTCTGGCCGTGCTCAACTCTGCTCTGAACCCTGTCATCTACGCCCTGGGTAGCACAGAGCTGAGGAAGGCCATTGCAgggctgctgtgctgctgctgcctcaGGGCAGGCCTCTGTCACCCTGATGCCTTCGTATCCAAGGAGACCAGCAGCACGGGGAGCACCAGGCATAGTAGCCTGAGGAACAGTTTCAATAAGGTCAGGAGTTTCAGTATCAGCCCCCCGCCTGCACCCAAGGCCCCCAAGAAGAGCCGTCTCAGCTCCACCACCAGCTGCCTGTCTGTGTCGAGCGGTTAG